A genome region from Coffea arabica cultivar ET-39 chromosome 7e, Coffea Arabica ET-39 HiFi, whole genome shotgun sequence includes the following:
- the LOC113699314 gene encoding acidic leucine-rich nuclear phosphoprotein 32-related protein, translating to MDEIWERAVETALDGQTDVASVRTLTLDGAVKCVHGRLPPPSLFEKFHSLQHLSIANIGVSSLEQFPRLQNLQKLILSDNRIAGGLEFLVEAGLDSLRDLDLSNNRIQDINDLRPLAELRLVSLDLYECPVTRVKDYRSQVFGLIKSLKYLDKMDAEENERPESDDEEEDEEDDEDDPGSGEVDGEDRPFSLNNGHTGGSEGIVDVDEDEESDADEEETETSRGANGVSRAFHHQANGFRVEGVDGEDDEDDDGEGEDEEDNDSVEEIDEEEGDDEDVVEVHEIEDSDDEEDGVEDDDDDEDDDEEEDEEEVDNDEGDFGEPESTGRLTSTEGEIDGHEQGEDDVDEDDNGETGEDEEGIEEGGEYDDEEDAEDEEEDYGAGYLVQPVGQVEVDGGAGDLEPINEDEDPELEEEVEDEEDDEDGEVQEMPPSTTSHKRKRDDDNDDGGGGDEDDDDVVEYSKSSKHR from the exons ATGGATGAGATCTGGGAGAGAGCGGTGGAAACAGCGTTAGACGGCCAAACCGACGTCGCTTCTGTCCGAACGTTAACCCTCGACGGAGCCGTCAAGTGTGTTCACGGCCGTTTACCTCCTCCGTCCCTGTTCGAGAAGTTTCATAGCCTTCAGCACCTTTCCATTGCCAACATCGGCGTTTCCTCTCTAGAACAGTTCCCTAGGCTTCAGAATCTCCAGAAATTAATCCTCTCCGACAATCGTATCGCCGGGGGCCTCGAGTTTCTCGTCGAAGCTGGTCTAGACTCGCTTAGGGATCTGGATTTATCTAATAACCGGATTCAGGATATCAATGATCTCAGGCCTCTAGCGGAGCTCCGCCTTGTTTCCTTGGATCTTTATGAGTGTCCTGTGACCAGGGTTAAGGATTACCGATCTCAAGTTTTCGGGTTGATTAAGTCGTTGAAGTATTTGGATAAGATGGATGCGGAGGAAAATGAGAGACCTGAGTCggatgatgaggaggaggacGAAGAGGACGACGAGGATGATCCTGGAAGTGGAGAAGTCGATGGCGAGGATAGGCCATTTAGTTTGAATAATGGGCATACAGGTGGGAGTGAAGGGATTGTTGATGTGGATGAGGATGAGGAGAGTGATGCCGATGAGGAGGAGACGGAGACTTCCAGAGGGGCTAATGGGGTCAGCCGAGCTTTTCACCATCAGGCAAATGGGTTTCGGGTTGAGGGGGTGGATGGGGAGGACGATGAGGATGATGATGGAGAGGGGGAGGACGAGGAGGACAACGATTCTGTGGAGGAGATTGATGAAGAGGAGGGCGATGACGAGGATGTTGTTGAGGTTCATGAGATTGAGGATAGTGATGACGAGGAAGATGGGGtggaagatgatgatgatgatgaggacgATGATGAAGAGGAGGACGAGGAAGAGGTGGACAATGATGAGGGCGATTTTGGTGAGCCAGAGAGTACTGGGAGGTTGACAAGCACAGAAGGAGAAATAGATGGGCACGAGCAGGGGGAAGATGATGTGGACGAAGATGATAATGGAGAGACAGGTGAGGATGAAGAGGGTATTGAGGAGGGAGGAGAatatgatgatgaagaagatgctgAAGATGAG GAAGAAGACTATGGAGCAGGTTATCTGGTTCAACCAGTTGGACAGGTTGAAGTTGATGGTGGAGCCGGTGATTTGGAGCCAATAAACGAAGATGAGGATCCCGAGCTGGAGGAAGAGGTTGAAGACGAGGAGGATGATGAAGACGGTGAAGTCCAAGAGATGCCTCCATCAACAACTTCTCATAAGAGGAAGAGGGATGATGATAATGACGATGGAGGAGGTGgtgatgaggatgatgatgacgTGGTGGAGTATAGCAAGTCATCAAAGCACCGTTAG
- the LOC140011106 gene encoding uncharacterized protein — protein sequence MQASKMLLLFSTSPPHLRHHRYNCSTARRPNGSSLPLKVQAMAEEQTESGNGIIDKAAIAGGLISTPVIAWSLYTLKTTGCGLPPGPGGSIGALEGVSYIAVVGIVVWSAYTKAKTGSGLPNGPFGLLGAVEGLSYLSLLAIIVVFGLQFAEKGSLPGPLPSDQCFG from the coding sequence ATGCAAGCTTCAAAGATGTTGCTCTTGTTCTCCACATCTCCACCTCACTTGCGGCACCACCGGTATAATTGCTCCACTGCCCGCCGCCCAAATGGGAGTTCTCTGCCTCTTAAAGTACAAGCCATGGCAGAGGAGCAAACCGAAAGCGGGAACGGAATCATAGACAAAGCAGCCATTGCTGGGGGATTGATCTCTACACCAGTAATTGCGTGGTCACTGTACACCCTCAAGACCACCGGCTGCGGCCTCCCACCGGGACCGGGGGGATCCATAGGCGCCCTGGAAGGCGTGAGCTACATAGCTGTGGTGGGGATTGTGGTTTGGTCGGCATATACCAAAGCCAAAACGGGCTCGGGGCTTCCTAACGGGCCTTTTGGGTTGCTGGGAGCTGTTGAAGGCTTGTCGTACTTGTCTCTTCTTGCAATTATAGTTGTTTTTGGTCTGCAATTCGCCGAGAAGGGTTCCCTTCCCGGGCCACTGCCTAGTGATCAGTGCTTTGGTTGA
- the LOC113700092 gene encoding F-box protein At5g07610 gives MDRGKRPGKYVGATNHKIYMDLKDIIREHALQYLPAKSLFRFQSVCRDWKLQISSPFFAHNQSHSFRSILGLFGQTPGEPPSFLSFDAKSCGVPDPLLMFIPEPVEILSSSNGLLCCKSCSVEKVYYICNPVTQQWKKLPKSNAHHGSDPAIVLVFEPSLLNFDADFKLICAFPSNDFDDAIEFEIYSSRDGSWKTSGEICFASKTLVPTSGIHVKNVVYWNLKQGGVLAFDLIKDRSQLIQGYYGAKGTLGNVNGKLCSVSWCGRELYLHALANVHSNTMQMTSHVKMWEQKHVVLESRFLGGDVADAKVIFAGGDMLVIQCRSSIYLHNLKTQETKALSILIKNHSRCLPYVNGIVNI, from the coding sequence ATGGATCGTGGAAAGAGGCCTGGTAAGTATGTTGGTGCGACGAACCATAAGATCTACATGGACCTCAAGGATATCATCAGAGAACATGCGCTACAATATCTTCCTGCTAAGTCACTTTTCAGGTTCCAGAGTGTTTGCAGGGACTGGAAGCTCCAGATTTCATCTCCATTTTTTGCCCACAATCAGTCCCATTCTTTTCGCTCCATTTTGGGTCTTTTTGGTCAGACTCCTGGAGAACCACCGTCATTCCTCTCTTTTGATGCAAAATCTTGTGGTGTCCCAGACCCTCTTTTGATGTTTATCCCTGAACCTGTTGAGATCCTGTCTTCATCCAATGGGTTGCTTTGCTGCAAATCTTGCTCTGTGGAGAAGGTTTACTACATCTGCAATCCTGTTACCCAACAGTGGAAGAAACTTCCAAAATCAAATGCTCATCATGGGTCTGATCCTGCAATTGTGCTCGTCTTTGAACCATCACTGCTGAACTTTGATGCCGATTTCAAACTGATTTGTGCCtttccatccaatgattttgATGACGCAATTGAATTTGAGATATATTCCTCGAGGGATGGTTCCTGGAAAACGTCAGGGGAAATCTGTTTTGCTTCTAAGACTCTTGTTCCAACATCTGGGATTCATGTGAAAAATGTCGTCTATTGGAATCTGAAACAAGGCGGTGTTCTTGCGTTTGATCTAATCAAGGATAGGTCACAGCTAATCCAAGGGTATTATGGTGCTAAAGGAACTCTGGGTAATGTGAACGGAAAGCTTTGTTCAGTTTCCTGGTGTGGCCGTGAACTTTATCTGCATGCATTGGCAAATGTGCATTCAAACACAATGCAAATGACGAGTCATGTTAAGATGTGGGAACAGAAACATGTAGTTCTTGAAAGTAGATTCCTTGGTGGAGATGTAGCTGATGCGAAGGTCATCTTTGCTGGTGGTGACATGCTGGTGATTCAGTGTCGGAGTAGCATCTATTTACATAACTTGAAGACACAAGAAACTAAAGCATTGAGCATCCTAATCAAAAACCATAGTAGGTGCCTGCCTTATGTGAACGGTATCGTCAACATCTAA
- the LOC113698622 gene encoding proline-rich receptor-like protein kinase PERK15 isoform X1, with product MEKNDGGESPKDSSPPNPSPAPEASPPPPPPASDAPPPGNSTTSPPPPPPSQPNSPAPTSSQSPPPLPPKQGSPSSSPPPPPPQRSGTPSGNTTSPPSGSNPVAPAAPGRSTHPSRGAPAAQNSPPSSGSSGSDSSPSSDSGPIIAGVVVAGAVAVAFLLVWLMCSKKKKKQPYYMDHGRPPKGLSDAYYNGSSLWNNPNPEHVVKVPPPPGGMAGPGGGWAAAPLTPDGNASSEYSSNFGHNPASLPPPSPGLGGFNKSQFGYEELAAATGGFSQANLLGQGGFGYVHKGVLTDGREVAVKSLKSGSGQGEREFQAEVEIISRVHHRHLVSLVGYCIADGQRMLVYEFVTNKTLEFHLHGKGQPVMDWAVRLRIALGSAKGLAYLHEDCYPKIIHRDIKAANILLDDKFEAMVADFGLAKLSSDNYTHVSTRVMGTFGYLAPEYASSGKLTEKSDVFSYGVMLLELITGKRPVDPTNKFMEDSLVDWARPLLSKALEDGDYSEIVDPRLEGNYVAHEMARMIAAAAACIRHSARRRPKMSQIVHALDGDSSLEDLNNGPKQNQKGGLGSQGAVESQTYDTKMYNADMNRFRKMIMNTQEYNSSEFGATSDYGLNPSASSSDSRESAAEHQKPKPSTGLTAEH from the exons ATGGAAAAGAACGATGGAGGCGAATCTCCCAAGGATTCAAGCCCACCAAATCCTTCACCCGCTCCAGAAGCatctccaccaccacctcctcctgCATCCGACGCACCGCCTCCTGGGAACTCCACCACTTCTCCACCTCCTCCACCACCTTCACAACCAAACTCCCCTGCTCCAACCTCTTCACAATCACCACCCCCACTCCCACCCAAACAAGGCTCTCCCTCGTCCTCGCCTCCCCCGCCACCACCACAGCGGAGCGGAACACCATCAGGGAACACTACATCACCTCCCAGCGGGTCCAATCCAGTTGCTCCTGCCGCCCCTGGGAGATCAACACACCCATCTCGCGGTGCCCCTGCAGCACAAAACTCCCCACCTTCTTCAGGCTCCTCTGGTAGTGACTCCTCACCATCTTCTGACTCCGGACCAATTATTGCTGGAGTAGTTGTGGCAGGAGCTGTGGCTGTTGCTTTTCTCTTGGTTTGGCTAATGTGttccaagaaaaagaagaaacaaccaTACTATATGGATCATGGACGTCCCCCGAAAGGTCTGTCAG ATGCATACTATAATGGCTCCAGTCTTTGGAACAACCCGAACCCAGAGCACGTTGTTAAGGTTCCACCACCACCAGGTGGGATGGCAGGCCCCGGTGGTGGCTGGGCTGCTGCACCTCTAACACCCGACGGAAATGCAAGCAGTGAATATAGCTCAAACTTTGGGCATAATCCTGCAAGTTTACCACCTCCATCACCAGGTCTAGGTGGATTTAACAAGAGCCAGTTCGGGTACGAGGAGCTAGCTGCGGCTACTGGTGGGTTTTCTCAAGCTAATTTGCTGGGCCAAGGTGGATTTGGGTATGTACACAAAGGTGTACTGACTGATGGAAGGGAGGTCGCTGTTAAGAGCTTGAAGTCAGGTAGTGGGCAAGGCGAGAGAGAATTTCAGGCTGAGGTCGAAATCATTAGCCGTGTCCATCATCGGCaccttgtgtcacttgttggaTACTGTATTGCTGACGGACAAAGGATGTTGGTTTATGAATTTGTTACAAACAAGACCTTGGAGTTCCATCTTCATG GAAAGGGTCAGCCGGTCATGGATTGGGCGGTTAGGCTTCGGATTGCATTAGGATCAGCAAAAGGCCTGGCTTACCTCCACGAAGATT GCTATCCTAAAATTATCCACCGTGACATCAAGGCAGCCAACATTCTACTCGATGACAAGTTTGAAGCTATG GTGGCAGATTTTGGATTGGCAAAGCTCTCTTCTGATAATTATACTCATGTCTCAACTCGCGTCATGGGGACTTTCGG GTATCTGGCTCCTGAGTATGCATCGAGTGGAAAGCTAACAGAAAAATCAGATGTCTTCTCATACGGGGTCATGCTCTTAGAGCTCATAACTGGGAAGAGACCTGTTGATCCCACCAATAAATTCATGGAAGATAGTTTGGTGGACTGG GCTCGACCACTACTTTCTAAGGCACTTGAAGATGGTGACTATAGTGAGATAGTTGATCCACGTTTAGAAGGAAACTATGTCGCCCATGAGATGGCTAGAATGATAGCCGCCGCTGCTGCATGTATTCGTCATTCTGCTAGAAGACGCCCAAAAATGAGCCAG ATTGTGCACGCCCTGGACGGAGATTCGTCACTGGAGGACTTGAACAATGGTCCAAAGCAAAATCAAAAAGGTGGCCTTGGTTCACAAGGCGCGGTCGAGTCACAGACGTATGACACTAAAATGTACAATGCTGACATGAACAGGTTCAGGAAGATGATAATGAATACCCAGGAGTATAACAGCAGCGAATTCGGTGCAACTAGTGACTATGGGCTGAATCCGTCCGCTTCAAGCAGTGACTCCAGAGAGTCTGCTGCTGAGCACCAGAAGCCGAAACCATCGACCGGCCTAACTGCTGAACACTAG
- the LOC113698622 gene encoding proline-rich receptor-like protein kinase PERK15 isoform X2 yields the protein MEKNDGGESPKDSSPPNPSPAPEASPPPPPPASDAPPPGNSTTSPPPPPPSQPNSPAPTSSQSPPPLPPKQGSPSSSPPPPPPQRSGTPSGNTTSPPSGSNPVAPAAPGRSTHPSRGAPAAQNSPPSSGSSGSDSSPSSDSGPIIAGVVVAGAVAVAFLLVWLMCSKKKKKQPYYMDHGRPPKDAYYNGSSLWNNPNPEHVVKVPPPPGGMAGPGGGWAAAPLTPDGNASSEYSSNFGHNPASLPPPSPGLGGFNKSQFGYEELAAATGGFSQANLLGQGGFGYVHKGVLTDGREVAVKSLKSGSGQGEREFQAEVEIISRVHHRHLVSLVGYCIADGQRMLVYEFVTNKTLEFHLHGKGQPVMDWAVRLRIALGSAKGLAYLHEDCYPKIIHRDIKAANILLDDKFEAMVADFGLAKLSSDNYTHVSTRVMGTFGYLAPEYASSGKLTEKSDVFSYGVMLLELITGKRPVDPTNKFMEDSLVDWARPLLSKALEDGDYSEIVDPRLEGNYVAHEMARMIAAAAACIRHSARRRPKMSQIVHALDGDSSLEDLNNGPKQNQKGGLGSQGAVESQTYDTKMYNADMNRFRKMIMNTQEYNSSEFGATSDYGLNPSASSSDSRESAAEHQKPKPSTGLTAEH from the exons ATGGAAAAGAACGATGGAGGCGAATCTCCCAAGGATTCAAGCCCACCAAATCCTTCACCCGCTCCAGAAGCatctccaccaccacctcctcctgCATCCGACGCACCGCCTCCTGGGAACTCCACCACTTCTCCACCTCCTCCACCACCTTCACAACCAAACTCCCCTGCTCCAACCTCTTCACAATCACCACCCCCACTCCCACCCAAACAAGGCTCTCCCTCGTCCTCGCCTCCCCCGCCACCACCACAGCGGAGCGGAACACCATCAGGGAACACTACATCACCTCCCAGCGGGTCCAATCCAGTTGCTCCTGCCGCCCCTGGGAGATCAACACACCCATCTCGCGGTGCCCCTGCAGCACAAAACTCCCCACCTTCTTCAGGCTCCTCTGGTAGTGACTCCTCACCATCTTCTGACTCCGGACCAATTATTGCTGGAGTAGTTGTGGCAGGAGCTGTGGCTGTTGCTTTTCTCTTGGTTTGGCTAATGTGttccaagaaaaagaagaaacaaccaTACTATATGGATCATGGACGTCCCCCGAAAG ATGCATACTATAATGGCTCCAGTCTTTGGAACAACCCGAACCCAGAGCACGTTGTTAAGGTTCCACCACCACCAGGTGGGATGGCAGGCCCCGGTGGTGGCTGGGCTGCTGCACCTCTAACACCCGACGGAAATGCAAGCAGTGAATATAGCTCAAACTTTGGGCATAATCCTGCAAGTTTACCACCTCCATCACCAGGTCTAGGTGGATTTAACAAGAGCCAGTTCGGGTACGAGGAGCTAGCTGCGGCTACTGGTGGGTTTTCTCAAGCTAATTTGCTGGGCCAAGGTGGATTTGGGTATGTACACAAAGGTGTACTGACTGATGGAAGGGAGGTCGCTGTTAAGAGCTTGAAGTCAGGTAGTGGGCAAGGCGAGAGAGAATTTCAGGCTGAGGTCGAAATCATTAGCCGTGTCCATCATCGGCaccttgtgtcacttgttggaTACTGTATTGCTGACGGACAAAGGATGTTGGTTTATGAATTTGTTACAAACAAGACCTTGGAGTTCCATCTTCATG GAAAGGGTCAGCCGGTCATGGATTGGGCGGTTAGGCTTCGGATTGCATTAGGATCAGCAAAAGGCCTGGCTTACCTCCACGAAGATT GCTATCCTAAAATTATCCACCGTGACATCAAGGCAGCCAACATTCTACTCGATGACAAGTTTGAAGCTATG GTGGCAGATTTTGGATTGGCAAAGCTCTCTTCTGATAATTATACTCATGTCTCAACTCGCGTCATGGGGACTTTCGG GTATCTGGCTCCTGAGTATGCATCGAGTGGAAAGCTAACAGAAAAATCAGATGTCTTCTCATACGGGGTCATGCTCTTAGAGCTCATAACTGGGAAGAGACCTGTTGATCCCACCAATAAATTCATGGAAGATAGTTTGGTGGACTGG GCTCGACCACTACTTTCTAAGGCACTTGAAGATGGTGACTATAGTGAGATAGTTGATCCACGTTTAGAAGGAAACTATGTCGCCCATGAGATGGCTAGAATGATAGCCGCCGCTGCTGCATGTATTCGTCATTCTGCTAGAAGACGCCCAAAAATGAGCCAG ATTGTGCACGCCCTGGACGGAGATTCGTCACTGGAGGACTTGAACAATGGTCCAAAGCAAAATCAAAAAGGTGGCCTTGGTTCACAAGGCGCGGTCGAGTCACAGACGTATGACACTAAAATGTACAATGCTGACATGAACAGGTTCAGGAAGATGATAATGAATACCCAGGAGTATAACAGCAGCGAATTCGGTGCAACTAGTGACTATGGGCTGAATCCGTCCGCTTCAAGCAGTGACTCCAGAGAGTCTGCTGCTGAGCACCAGAAGCCGAAACCATCGACCGGCCTAACTGCTGAACACTAG
- the LOC140011134 gene encoding U1 small nuclear ribonucleoprotein 70 kDa-like, protein MGDYSDALMRNQNAAVQARTKAQNRANVMQLKLIGQSHPTGLTTNLLKLFEPRPPLEYKPPPEKRKCPPYTGMAQFVSNFAQPGDAEYAPPVQKAETPVERRARIHKIRLEEGTKKAAEELEKYDPNNDPNISGDPYKTLFVARLNYETTESRIKREFEAYGAIKRVRLVTDKSTNKPRGYAFIEYVHTRDMKAAYKQADGKKIDNRRVLVDVERGRTVPNWRPRRLGGGLGTTRVGGEELNQRYSGREQVQPGGASHSEEPRMRDDRDREREKSRERVRDRERERERSQERSQDRTRDREHREDRHHRDRERNRDRDKERDRGRDRDRDRDRTRDRDRGRDRGRDYERDGDRSRDRERDRNRERERDRDRDYEVGDADNDRGRSHDREYDYDKVEAKHDRERHGERERNYDHAEQEDDRGWYEQSDHGRKRPEGEHDHGHYDYYDHYQGQGQYDNQGAQGDDDRYQDSDRYHDRYDQMDEDNYGYERTTSEPQEKDRDYQRSDRSLSHSLSQDY, encoded by the exons ATGGGAGACTACAGCGATGCCTTAATGCGTAACCAGAACGCCGCCGTTCAGGCTCGCACAAAGGCTCAGAATCGTGCCAATGTTATGCAACTCAAGCTG ATTGGTCAAAGTCATCCAACAGGTTTAACAACCAATCTTCTGAAGTTGTTTGAACCCCGACCTCCTTTGGAATATAAGCCGCCTCCAGAGAAGAGAAAATGCCCTCCATATACAG GTATGGCAcaatttgttagtaattttgcTCAACCTGGAGATGCTGAATATGCTCCACCTGTTCAGAAGGCTGAAACTCCT GTAGAAAGAAGGGCCAGGATCCACAAAATTCGACTCGAGGAGGGCACAAAAAAAGCTGCTGAGGAGCTTGAGAAAT ATGACCCAAATAATGACCCCAATATTTCTGGAGATCCGTATAAAACACTGTTTGTGGCTAGGCTT aATTATGAGACAACTGAGAGCAGAATCAAAAGGGAGTTTGAGGCTTATGGTGCTATCAAGCGG GTTCGCTTAGTAACGGATAAATCGACAAATAAACCAAGAGGCTATGCTTTCATTGAATATGTTCACACCCGTGATATGAAAG CTGCATATAAACAAGCTGATGGTAAGAAAATTGATAACCGGAGGGTGCTTGTTGATGTTGAACGTGGAAGGACTGTTCCGAATTGGCGACCCCGTAGGCTGGGTGGTGGCCTTGGAACAACTAGAGTTGGAGGTGAAGAACTCAATCAGAGGTACTCTGGGAG AGAGCAAGTACAACCTGGAGGGGCATCTCATTCTGAGGAACCAAGAATGCGGGATGATCGAGATCG GGAGAGGGAGAAGTCCCGTGAAAGGGTCAGGGATAGGGAAAGAGAACGAGAAAGGTCTCAGGAGCGCTCTCAAGACAGAACAAGAGATCGTGAGCACCGAGAGGATAGGCACCATAGAGATCGTGAAAGAAACAGAGATAGGGACAAGGAGAGAGACCGTGGTCGTGACCGTGACCGTGATCGAGATCGAACACGTGATCGCGATCGCGGTCGGGACCGTGGTCGTGATTATGAACGTGATGGAGACAGATCTCGTGATCGAGAACGTGATCGCAATCGTGAGAGGGAGAGGGATAGAGACCGGGATTATGAAGTTGGTGATGCTGACAATGATCGTGGTCGTTCTCATGATAGAGAGTATGACTATGACAAAGTTGAAGCTAAGCATGACCGAGAGCGGCATGGCGAAAGAGAGAGAAACTATGATCATGCGGAGCAGGAGGATGATCGTGGATGGTATGAACAATCAGATCATGGGCGTAAGCGTCCAGAAGGGGAGCATGACCATGGACACTATGACTATTATGATCACTATCAAGGTCAGGGACAGTATGATAATCAAGGTGCCCAGGGTGATGATGACCGTTATCAAGATTCTGACCGATATCATGACAGATATGATCAGATGGATGAGGACAACTATGGTTATGAGCGAACAACATCTGAGCCACAAGAGAAAGACCGAGATTATCAGCGTTCTGATAGGTCGCTCTCTCACTCGCTCTCTCAGGATTACTAG